From Hirundo rustica isolate bHirRus1 chromosome 1, bHirRus1.pri.v3, whole genome shotgun sequence, a single genomic window includes:
- the LOC120749941 gene encoding fatty acid-binding protein, adipocyte: MCDQFVGTWKLLSSENFEDYMKELGVGFATRKMAGVAKPNVTISINGDVITIKTESTFKNTEVSFKLGEEFDETTADDRKTKNVITLDNGALTQVQKWDGKETIIKRKLVDGNLVVECTMNNVSCKRVYEKA, translated from the exons ATGTGCGACCAGTTTGTAGGCACCTGGAAGCTTCTTTCTAGTGAAAACTTTGAGGACTATATGAAAGAACTGG GTGTGGGGTTTGCTACCAGGAAGATGGCTGGTGTGGCCAAGCCTAATGTAACTATCAGCATCAATGGTGATGTGATAACCATCAAAACAGAAAGCACCTTCAAAAATACAGAGGTCTCTTTCAAGCTGGGTGAAGAGTTTGATGAGACCACAGCAGatgacagaaaaacaaag AATGTCATAACCCTAGACAACGGTGCGCTGACCCAGGTGCagaagtgggatggaaaagaGACTATCATAAAGAGAAAATTGGTGGATGGGAACCTGGTGGTG gaatGCACCATGAATAATGTTTCCTGCAAAAGAGTTTATGAAAAAGCATGA
- the LOC120753038 gene encoding myelin P2 protein-like, with protein sequence MCNRFVGTWKLISSENFDDYMKELGVGLATRKLGGLARPDVIISMKGDIVTIRTESTFKNTTISFKLGQQFDETTADDRKVKSVVTLEKGSLVQVQKWNGKETTIKRRLVDGKMVVEYAMKGVVCTRVYERV encoded by the exons ATGTGTAACCGATTTGTGGGAACCTGGAAACTCATCTCCAGTGAAAATTTTGATGACTATATGAAAGAATTGG GAGTGGGCTTAGCGACCCGGAAACTAGGTGGCCTGGCAAGGCCTGATGTGATCATTAGTATGAAAGGGGACATAGTGACCATCAGAACTGAAAGCACGTTCAAAAATACAACCATCTCTTTCAAACTGGGCCAGCAGTTTGATGAAACAACAGCAGATGACCGGAAGGTCAAG AGTGTTGTTACCCTGGAGAAAGGGTCATTGGTGCAAGTGCAGAAGTGGAATGGCAAAGAGACCACGATAAAGAGAAGGCTTGTTGATGGGAAGATGGTGGTG GAATATGCCATGAAAGGGGTTGTCTGCACTAGAGTTTATGAAAGAGTGTGA